The Plasmodium berghei ANKA genome assembly, chromosome: 12 genome contains a region encoding:
- a CDS encoding major facilitator superfamily domain-containing protein, putative, whose amino-acid sequence MEVTSTLLKKSQMFADDSSDGFPTTKKFFVSSIGKAHLINSLYGIGYTIQIAMLPYLLINSNAGIEHNGYLLTLFSLLQFVGSIFFGRIADIWGVKKSFYLSLLSSSMMYLMLTVCRSVLGYYISFFPSFFMQTFQVSSLLVCLKTENDKRTAAIGYLNLSYGIGIIMGSILAGMLVNILGPKGNLFVAFLSQILALYISKSLEEDPKLLINNNIEKIKLKELFKTAQNECTRLFKLFKKTYGICLLILFGLLPILMTKFAFAPVVVDMFKLTPAHTSYLMTYAGIITIIAEGLLAPYLSSLLGDMICCKFAIPLTLSGFLLLSLCGANEIFVLLFMTIPLCGGALLYICGTSQMTKRVDESELGSIIGLNTSIFYAVTIMAPYLAFKSYIALGLGLYWLLCAFICFVITIYIFVLDQSTLKIFENDADSLETMFSSIKLSL is encoded by the exons atggaaGTAACGTCAactttattaaaaaaaagtcaAATGTTTGCAGATGATTCATCTGATGGATTTCCtacaacaaaaaaattttttgtttcatcAATcg GAAAGGctcatttaataaattcacTTTATGGAATTGGCTACACAATACAGATAGCTATGCTTCCTTACCTG CTAATAAATTCCAATGCCGGAATTGAACACAATGGATATTTGTTAACTTTATTTTCTCTATTGCAATTTGTTGggtctatattttttggacGAATAGCAGATAT ATGGGGAGTAAAGAAATCCTTTTATTTGTCTTTGTTATCTTCTAGTATGATGTATTTAATg CTAACTGTATGCAGATCTGTTTTGGGATATTATATCAGTTTTTTTCcatctttttttatgcaaACATTTCAAGTTTCGTCACTTTTAGTTTGTTTAAAAactgaaaatgataaaaggACAGCAGCTATTGggtatttaaatttaagtTATGGGATTGGTATAATAATGGGAAGTATTTTAGCGGGTATGTtggtaaatatattaggACCAAAAggaaatttatttgttgCTTTTTTATCTCAAATATTagcattatatatttcaaaaagtTTAGAAGAAGATcctaaattattaattaataataatatcgaaaaaataaaattaaaagaattatttaaaactGCCCAAAATGAATGTACAAGattattcaaattatttaaaaaaacatatggaatttgtttattaatattatttggcTTGTTACCTATATTAATGACTAAGTTTGCTTTTGCTCCAGTTGTTGTAGATATGTTCAAGTTAACACCTGCACACACATCATATTTAATGACTTATGCAGGtattattacaattatAGCAGAAGGTTTATTAGCCCCATATTTAAGTTCATTATTAGGTGATATGATTTGTTGTAAATTTGCAATACCTTTAACATTGTCAggatttttattattatctttatgTGGTGCAAATGAAATTTTCGtccttttatttatgaCCATTCCCTTATGTGGTGGtgctttattatatatatgtggaACTAGCCAAATGACAAAACGAGTTGACGAGTCAGAACTTGGATCAATCATAGGTTTAAATActtccattttttatgcCGTTACAATAATGGCTCCCTATTTGGCATTTAAGTCTTACATTGCCTTAGGATTGGGGCTATATTG GCTGCTATGTGCTTTCATTTGTTTTGTCATCacaatatacatttttgtattaGATCAATCGACGCTGaaaatttttgaaaacGATGCGGATAGTTTAGAGACCATGTTTTCTAGTATAAAACTATCATTGtag
- a CDS encoding sporozoite surface antigen MB2, putative — protein MFIIVYVNNIYLFSFFYDEVMSYKFRLFLAIWPLLWFIIILTKIKQCFCINLKKEKLNYISHNNYVITKSSKYKIGKLRKNKNHYFTRNTIQNNFLKLFNKLNTLNNKNVISNNFPLYYFNPSSIFLYQNYEKILENKESLYKWSHKNDKRKTDIYLSDDKNKRKIQVKSKNDNEKLEKKKTNKIVEKDKISENKKKNPESYSINQKEDNTKSEMNNDQIESNINNNTDIKKKRNNPKNTDGTKLNLEEINYTKERKLIGKKNKENVSYTLEKSSNGIKECVYTSSINNNNLYKNNEKKETKYISRNNISNNNQYSEQIKESNIGKCFEGYVCSVNEEAAYIKIFDLNSFGILFKNKSNLGNDVENMNSYFKINQKVTVKILGANLKKNIYYLGNIIKYNKDIILEKGDQSKGLITKICESYCFIKILKNGSVGYLHRSKLKFLGNYILNKTENINNNVQKNDSNFESLLDMKNLEMQSKLTKSIQFQNIFKIWDIIDVEILSKSEHNFSSSYILTIPTETNTFKRVLEYVQSTYKKSIINSMYSDIKQENLTNTCPKGILNEQTQNNLEEFTCTDRKDTILNNSHNYINIQKKKKNNKIIYNLEDDKIQMKKERGKINGNFENSVKKKKKKKDKGKETLTRTYQLPSNSNNNNVINLSMFSKMIKISPSSLKKFFMINEKKEFSFNSELTLDQIKKACDYFEIQDNLILPVIANKKTNGLKNSENTNRFDNISINTIESCFDKNNNSNVIACSNNISLKRNGGEDIDNKSIKNKNIEEKEKKRNIVVTFIGHINHGKTSLFDYICKTNERNKEHGLITQNIRAFKANLNDNSVCTFIDTPGHEAFIPIRQRGIQISDLSILVISADEGIQEQTIECIKLIKELNIKIIIAITKTDIPNVDVDRIINDLLYYDISTEMNGGEIQVVECSIYKEDSINKLLDAIYLESEFIDLSIKYNENAEGVVLDSYIGKNGIVSINLLQKGILKLNDNFYTGSSYGKIKVLKNYMNKNVKYAHPSDPVVIIGYNKNSIPIAGNKFHVVESETIAKEISEHNKDTILSSQINDFNYSMAILDKYKDMIINPEIKNKNDINGENNVETQLDNENGNIIEKNIEENENKLKDIYINYFIKCDKQGTIDILKNSILKLSKEDTIYRIRNKIIYANIGDISLSDINYALSFNAIIIGFNVKIAKNIKNGKSSKNNLSSQFIFSNVLYELIEQIENEMIKRLSKKPTGKYIGKAKILKIFNLSKFGKISGCIVINGTIKNNSNVRILRDGNVIYVGKIISLKVLKNERSQVNQNEECGIAFDNFTDFNTCDIIEAYEEN, from the coding sequence atgtttataattgtttatgtaaataatatttatttgttttcttttttttatgatgaAGTAATGTCTTATAAGTTTAGGCTTTTTTTAGCTATATGGCCGCTATTATggtttataataatattaacaaaaataaaacaatgtttttgtataaatttgaaaaaagaaaaattgaattatatttcccataataattatgttaTAACAAAAAGCAGTAAATACAAAATCGGGAAACttagaaaaaacaaaaatcaTTATTTCACTCGAAATACAATAcagaataattttttaaaactttttAACAAACTAAATACattgaataataaaaatgtcatatcaaataatttcccactttattattttaacccttcaagtatttttttatatcaaaattatgaaaaaatattagaaaataaagaatctTTATACAAATGGAGTCacaaaaatgataaaagaaaaacagatatatatttatctgatgacaaaaataaaagaaaaatacaaGTAAAgtcaaaaaatgataatgaaaaattggagaaaaaaaaaactaataaaatagtGGAAAAAGATAAGATtagtgaaaataaaaaaaaaaatccagAATCGTATAGCATTAATCAAAAAGAAgataatacaaaaagtGAAATGAATAATGATCAAATCGAaagtaatataaataataatactgatataaaaaaaaaacggaATAACCCCAAAAATACAGATGGAACCAAACTAAACTTAGAGGAAATAAATTACacaaaagaaagaaaattaatcggaaaaaaaaataaagaaaatgtgTCTTATACTTTAGAAAAATCGAGTAATGGAATAAAAGAATGTGTTTATACATCCTCGattaataacaataatttatacaaaaataatgaaaaaaaagaaacgaaatatatttctagAAATAACATATCAAACAATAATCAGTATTCTGAGCAAATAAAAGAATCTAATATTGGAAAATGTTTTGAAGGCTATGTATGCTCCGTTAATGAAGAAGCAGCATATATAAAGatttttgatttaaatagttttggaatattatttaaaaacaaatctAATTTAGGAAATGATGtagaaaatatgaatagttattttaaaataaaccAAAAAGTTACTGTTAAAATATTGGGTgcaaatttaaaaaaaaatatatattatttaggaaatataataaaatataataaagatataatattagaaaaaGGAGATCAATCAAAAGGTTtgataacaaaaatatgtgAATCTTATTgctttattaaaatattaaaaaatggaagTGTAGGTTATTTGCATAgatcaaaattaaaatttctcggaaattatattttaaacaaaacagaaaatataaataataatgtcCAAAAAAATGACTCAAATTTTGAATCACTTTTAGATATGAAAAACTTAGAGATGCAAAGTAAACTAACAAAATCAATACAGTTTcaaaacatatttaaaatatgggATATAATAGATGTAGAAATATTATCTAAGTCTGAACATAATTTTAGTTCGAGTTATATTTTAACTATACCAACAGAAACTAACACATTCAAACGGGTTCTAGAATATGTTCAATCTACTTacaaaaaaagtataataaattcaaTGTATTCAGATATTAAACAAGaaaatttaacaaataCATGCCCAAAGGGAATCCTAAATGAACAGactcaaaataatttagaaGAATTTACTTGTACTGACAGAAAAGATACAATTTTAAACAATTcacataattatattaatattcaaaaaaaaaaaaaaaataataaaattatttacaatttagaagatgataaaatacaaatgaaaaaagaaagaggaaaaataaatggcAACTTTGAAAATtcagtaaaaaaaaaaaaaaaaaaaaaggataaAGGTAAAGAAACATTAACAAGAACATATCAACTGCCTagtaatagtaataataacaatgtTATCAATTTGTCTATGTTTTCAAAAATGATTAAAATATCACCATcttctttaaaaaaatttttcatgataaatgaaaaaaaagaatttaGTTTTAATTCTGAATTAACTTTagatcaaataaaaaaggcTTGTGATTATTTTGAGATTCAGgacaatttaatattacCAGTTATAGccaataaaaaaacgaatggacttaaaaatagtgaaaatacaaatcgttttgataatatttcaataaATACGATTGAAAGTtgttttgataaaaataataactcCAATGTGATAGCATGCTCGAATAATATTAGTTTGAAAAGAAACGGTGGGGAAGACATAGACAATAAAtcgataaaaaataaaaatatagaagaaaaagaaaaaaaaagaaatatagtTGTCACATTTATAGGTCATATTAATCATGGAAAAACATCTTTATttgattatatttgtaaaacaaatgaaagaaataaaGAACATGGATTAATAACACAAAATATAAGAGCTTTTAAAGCAAATTTAAACGATAATTCTGTTTGTACATTTATAGATACACCAGGGCATGAAGCTTTTATTCCTATAAGACAAAGAGGCATTCAAATTTCAGATTTAAGTATATTAGTTATATCAGCAGATGAAGGTATTCAAGAACAAACTATAGAATGTATAAAACTGataaaagaattaaatataaaaattataattgcCATAACAAAAACAGATATTCCAAATGTTGATGTAGATAGAATAATAAAcgatttattatattatgatatatcCACTGAAATGAATGGTGGTGAAATTCAAGTAGTTGAATgttctatatataaagaagattctataaataaattgttagatgcaatatatttagaatCCGAATTTATTGATTtatctataaaatataatgaaaatgcaGAAGGAGTAGTATTAGATTCATATATTGGTAAAAATGGTATTGTttcaattaatttattacaaaaaggaatattaaaattaaatgacaATTTCTATACTGGATCATCttatggaaaaataaaagttttaaaaaattatatgaataaaaatgtaaaatatgCACATCCTTCTGATCCAGTTGTAATTATaggatataataaaaattctatTCCTATTGCTGGAAATAAATTTCATGTAGTAGAATCTGAAACAATTGCAAAAGAAATTTCTGAACATAATAAGGATACAATTCTAAGTTCACAAATTAATGattttaattattcaaTGGCAATActtgataaatataaagatatGATCATAAATCCTGagataaaaaacaaaaatgacATTAATGGTGAAAATAATGTAGAAACTCAATTggataatgaaaatggtaatataattgaaaaaaatattgaagaaaatgaaaataaattaaaggatatatatataaattattttattaaatgtgATAAACAAGGAACTAtagatattttaaaaaattcaattCTAAAGTTGTCTAAAGAAGatactatatatagaattcgaaataaaattatatatgcaaatattGGAGATATTTCATTAAGTGATATAAATTATGCACTTAGCTTTAATGCTATTATTATAGGATTTAATGTTAAAATagctaaaaatataaaaaatggaaaaagttcgaaaaataatttaagttcccaatttattttttcaaatgttctatatgaattaatagaacaaattgaaaatgaaatgaTCAAACGATTAAGCAAAAAACCAActggaaaatatataggaaaagctaaaattttgaaaatttttaatttatctaaatttggaaaaatatCAGGATGTATTGTTATTAATGGtactattaaaaataatagtaatgtCAGAATATTGAGAGATGGTaatgttatatatgttggaaaaattatatctCTAAAAGttttgaaaaatgaaagaagTCAAGTAAATCAGAATGAAGAATGTGGAATAGCTTTTGACAATTTTACTGATTTTAATACATGTGATATTATTGAAGCATACGAAGAAAATTAA
- a CDS encoding ubiquitin carboxyl-terminal hydrolase 2, putative, with protein MSSLSDISSNKTVILDNIQISNLFKIFDTFPFEPKNENETWYIVNKDFIDNLRNYESGKNTSYDSLINNKIFIEDCDNEVNTRTRLLKEYENGNGISFILYPEKAIEILEKHFQFNLKIPRSVYQHKTKRKDKVIFKVDIQPLKVVVYSKDTNEHSNPPQMKIVILRNDTIENVLKEIISDFDPKKFKKHLFYAEDPGENKETNWKCLYISNSNDYPLDKKVYEYDIDQMSCLLITNERADIKCLTYGNEYSEYNMTSNNISGSVDDDIINNSKSISYIFENGGDRGLINLGNTCFLNSSLQCLSKILKFTNYFLSGSFWDHINYCNPVGQHGRLAKAYYETLLEMWKINKKGKPYAPKALKQAISEKRDEFYGYQQHDSQELLAFLLDGLHEDLNLIQKKPYYEEKLQGGLDRPDIEVAEASWKRHKEINNSIIVDLFQGQYRSRLQCPQCNKLSITFDPFMYLSIPLPPKKNHRIWFHVMLSRNVQMSLRFSSIFSGSQEVLKLKYNFINIIKDLKKKRNSILLHTKNIIKNNKYSHENTNAFNFHTKFMDEASESYETNNEENIGNSMNNKNNIDGSNYMRALKNKSKIKNTLNEEDINNIYENICHMCNINTIGDIEISNLFFLYTRFKNLACNNFFQILNNNDIIAEPHARTGKGISHIFVFIVPQNWPHLIDNNKNVNNYNDENGKIRVSDSLTSSTSSVGKARNNNSKDEDMYIKNDSPNNDDKKYNQNKLHNNKLGKKRKGSLSSPSNSLRKGDKSHLDTEIGKPDDLENSNDTITEDTKNEPFNNENNNDNKSIYLLIVPLCKDEQLLYKMKNNDLPFLVNTAYNITTKELYDKVKIAYKKNLKFENIKMNQSRSRCNSINSGFYGNGYGEKRLKNGDSEIGYYNENENENENNNKLYHKNKNISNIYFDSNKKDNSPDISLNCSTNSTNMNIEEGTNDYYESYLDKIHLYIPSYNLKNNWDAKDNLGFFLKCDETYLSDYIQISEKNKLIIIHLDSNSIKEELSFDIKTLTLMDLEEKYSVDTCLKLFSEEEHLDEDNTWYCSNCKLHVQAYKKLDLFRMPIVLILHLKRFNNSNRWLRTKIDSYVYYPHKENEYLDMTPYILSDGLKHMKSFDPTYLPLYELIGVNCHTGGLGGGHYFAYVKLNGQWYNFNDTYVTTIDESQINTKNAYLLFYQLHTYKNEKFTDIAQHRNIAEEEAIRMANASYYN; from the exons atgagctCCCTATCGGATATAAGTTCAAACAAAACTGTCATACTGgataatatacaaatttctaacctttttaaaatatttgatacTTTCCCCTTTGAgccaaaaaatgaaaatgaaacatG GTATATAGTAAACAAAGACTTCATAGACAATTTACGAAATTATGAATCTGGGAAAAATACATCCTATGATAGCttgataaataataaaatatttatagaaGATTGTGATAACGAAGTCAATACAAGAACTCGActtttaaaagaatatgaaaatggaaatggcataagttttattttatatccTGAAAAAGCTATTGAGATATTGGAAAAACATTTCCAGTTTAATCTAAAAATACCAAGATCAGTTTATCAACATAAAACGAAAAGAAAAGATAAAGTAATTTTTAAAGTCGATATCCAACCACTTAAAGTTGTTGTTTATTCAAAAGATACAAATGAGCACTCAAACCCCCCTCAAATGAAAATCGTTATTTTACGCAACGATACTATAGAAAATGTTCTAAAAGAG ATAATCAGTGATTTTGATCccaaaaaattcaaaaaacatttattttatgcgGAAGATCCTGGGGAAAACAAAGAAACAAACTGGAAGTGTTTATACATAAGTAATAGCAATGATTATCCTTTGGATAAAAAAGTCTATGAATATGATATAGACCAAATGAGTTGTTTATTAATAACCAATGAAAGGGCTGATATAAAATGCTTAACATATGGTAATGAATATAgtgaatataatatgacAAGCAATAATATATCAGGAAGTGTAGAtgatgatataataaataattccaAATCTATTAgctatatatttgaaaatggTGGTGATAGAggattaataaatttaggTAACAcatgttttttaaattcatcATTACAATGCTtatcaaaaattttaaaatttacaaattattttttaagtgGATCATTCTGGgatcatataaattattgtaATCCAGTTGGGCAACATGGACGACTAGCTAAAGCATATTATGAAACATTATTAGAAATgtggaaaataaataaaaaaggaaaaccATATGCTCCTAAAGCTTTAAAACAGGCAATAAGTGAAAAGAGAGATGAATTTTATGGATATCAACAACATGATTCACAAGAACTTTTAGCATTTTTATTAGATGGTCTTCATGAagatttaaatttaattcaGAAAAAGCCATATtatgaagaaaaattaCAAGGAGGGCTCGATAGGCCAGATATAGAAGTTGCAGAAGCTTCATGGAAAAGACATaaagaaattaataattcaatAATTGTCGATTTATTTCAAGGACAATATAGATCAAGATTACAATGCCCACAATGTAACAAACTTAGTATAACATTTGATCcttttatgtatttatcAATTCCGTTGCCACCTAAAAAGAATCATAGGATATGGTTCCATGTTATGTTAAGTAGAAATGTTCAAATGTCTTTGAGATTTTCCTCTATTTTTAGTGGTTCCCAAGAAgtgttaaaattaaaatacaattttataaacattataaaagatttaaaaaaaaaaagaaactCTATACTTTtacatacaaaaaatatcataaaaaataacaaatattcCCACGAAAATACGAATGCTTTTAACTTTCATACCAAATTTATGGATGAAGCAAGTGAAAGTTATGAAacaaataatgaagaaaatattggGAATagtatgaataataaaaataatattgatgGAAGTAATTATATGAGAgccttaaaaaataaatcaaaaatcaaaaatacattaaatgaagaagacataaacaatatatatgaaaatatttgtcATATGTGTAATATTAACACAATAGGTGATATTGAAATttctaatttattttttttatatacgagatttaaaaatttagcatgcaataatttttttcaaatattaaataataatgatattataGCTGAACCACATGCAAGGACAGGGAAAGGTATTAgtcatatatttgtttttatagtTCCTCAAAATTGGCCACATCtaattgataataataaaaatgtgaataattataatgatgaaaatggaaaaataagAGTATCTGATAGTTTAACTTCTTCAACAAGTTCAGTTGGAAAAGCAAGAAATAACAATTCAAAAGATGAggatatgtatataaaaaatgattcgccaaataatgatgataaaaaatataatcaaaataaattacataataataagttAGGCAAAAAAAGGAAAGGTAGTTTATCTTCCCCTTCTAATTCTTTAAGAAAAGGAGACAAATCACATTTAGATACTGAAATAGGTAAACCAGACGATTTAGAAAATTCAAATGATACTATAACTGAagatacaaaaaatgagCCCTtcaataatgaaaataataatgataataaatctATATACTTGCTAATTGTGCCTTTATGTAAAGATGaacaattattatataaaatgaaaaataacgATTTACCTTTTTTAGTAAATActgcatataatattacaaCAAAGGAGTTATATGATAAAGTAAAAATTgcatacaaaaaaaacttgaaatttgaaaatattaaaatgaatCAGAGCCGAAGTAGATGTAATAGTATTAATAGTGGATTTTATGGAAACGGATATGGAGAAAAACgattaaaaaatggagaTAGTGAAATAGGGtattataatgaaaatgaaaatgaaaatgaaaataataataaattatatcataaaaataaaaatatatctaatatatattttgatagtaataaaaaagataatagCCCCGATATTAGTTTGAATTGTTCTACTAATAGTacaaatatgaatattgaAGAAGGTACAAATGATTATTATGAAAGTTATTTAGATAAgatacatttatatataccttcttataatttaaaaaataattgggATGCAAAAGATAATTTaggattttttttaaaatgtgaTGAAACATACTTATCAGattatattcaaatttcagaaaaaaataaacttattattatacatttaGATAGTAATTCAATAAAAGAAGAACTATCTTTTGATATTAAAACATTAACATTAATGGATTtagaagaaaaatatagtgTCGATACatgtttaaaattattttcagaAGAAGAGCATTTAGATGAAGATAATACATGGTATTGTAGTAATTGTAAATTACATGTACAAGCATATAAAAAGTTAGATTTATTTCGCATGCCAATTGTATTAATATTACATCTAAAAAGatttaataattcaaaCCGATGGTTAAGAACTAAAATAGATTCATATGTTTATTATCCCcataaagaaaatgaatatcTTGATATGACaccatatatattatcagATGGATTAAAACATATGAAAAGTTTTGATCCAACTTATTTACCtttatatgaattaatAGGAGTTAATTGCCATACTGGAGGGTTGGGTGGAGGCCATTACTTTGCTTATGTTAAATTAAATGGACAATggtataattttaatgataCATATGTTACAACAATTGATGAATCTCAAATTAACACAAAAAATGCATaccttttattttatcaacttcatacatataaaaatgaaaagttTACCGATATAGCTCAGCATAGAAACATAGCAGAAGAAGAGGCTATTCGAATGGCAAATGCAAGTTactataattaa